A window of Streptomyces sp. DG1A-41 contains these coding sequences:
- a CDS encoding methylated-DNA--[protein]-cysteine S-methyltransferase, whose product MKHHTVTDSPYGPLTLVAEDGVLCGLYMTDQRHRPPEETFGTRDDTLFAETEDQLKAYFAGELKEFTVELRLTGTPFQRSVWDQLRRIPYGETRTYGELAEALGTPTASRAVGLANGRNPIGIVVPCHRVIGGNGSLTGYGGGLERKRRLLDFERGAALFQPDALTRPEDPRAAPRP is encoded by the coding sequence ATGAAGCACCACACCGTGACCGACAGCCCGTACGGCCCCCTCACCCTCGTCGCCGAGGACGGCGTCCTGTGCGGCCTCTACATGACCGACCAGCGCCACCGCCCGCCGGAGGAGACCTTCGGCACCCGCGACGACACCCTGTTCGCGGAGACGGAGGACCAGCTGAAGGCCTACTTCGCGGGCGAGCTCAAGGAGTTCACCGTCGAACTCCGCCTGACCGGCACGCCGTTCCAGCGCAGCGTCTGGGACCAGCTGCGCCGCATCCCGTACGGCGAGACCCGCACCTACGGCGAACTCGCCGAGGCCCTCGGCACCCCGACCGCCTCACGCGCGGTCGGCCTCGCCAACGGCCGCAACCCCATCGGCATCGTCGTCCCCTGCCACCGCGTCATCGGCGGCAACGGGAGCCTTACGGGATATGGGGGCGGGCTGGAGCGCAAGCGGCGCCTGCTGGACTTCGAGCGCGGGGCGGCCCTCTTCCAGCCTGACGCGCTCACGCGCCCGGAGGATCCGCGGGCCGCGCCTCGGCCATGA
- a CDS encoding glycoside hydrolase family 2 TIM barrel-domain containing protein, translating to MPHPHPLPSPADRPVVSRRRLLEGGAAVLGALALAASPAAAHAAGRRPASDGPPEWNDGLAVYRVGTEPPHTTLMPYADLGQALAGDRERSPYRLSLDGTWKFAYADRPDDRDADFYRTDADDSGWDTIPVPSAWQLHGYDFPIYVNITYPWWGPNGGGENAQPPAAPTRYNPVGQYRRAFTVPRNWSGRRTFLHFEGVKSAHYVWINGELVGYHEDSYTSAEYDITRHLKPGTNQIAVEVYRYSDAEWLEDQDMIRLSGIFRSVHLYSTPNVHLRDFKLDTPLGDDYTSAELKVTAHVRDYGGKGAGRYTVETQLYDARGHAVWSRPLNQSVDVPDGDEATAEASRAVPSPKLWSAEHPNLYTAVLRLRDPSGKVVETLSHRVGFREFALKDGLMRINGKPVSFRGVNRHEIHPVTGSAVTRAQMIEDIEIIKRLNINSVRTSHYPNNPLWLELADEYGLYLVDETNLETHGIRDKFPGSGHPEWTEACVVRAQNMVHRDKNHASVVIWSLGNEAGGGTTFNAMYDWIRSYDPTRVIQYEGDDRPGISDIRSEMYDSPQRVEQRAKDTSDTRPYVMIEYSHGMGNSNGNFKKYWDIVRRYDVLQGGWIWDFADQALSWPTPTRKLLTESGPGALRGEIIAPAGTFDRAKGVSGGTVFPRDARLDLTGSLTLEAWVTPHVTGYHQPILAKGDTQYALKQSDKNLEFFIHGGGQWVTASWALPDGWTGKEHHIAGVFDADAGTLTLYVDGQARGTRTTTRRPGTNTASLTLATDVDNPTREFSGTIRRARVYARALSAAELASDSRGPDDEGVRFWFDSATVGFTEKRPRDKTFYAYGGDWGDNPNDGAFAGDGIITADRGLTGKSAEVKQIYQAINAAPASGGPGTVRLANEYLFTNVREFDGRWSLVADGKVVQRGRLTRDQLDIAPLTSKDIKVPVRLPAKPEPGTEYFLQLSFTTKESTKWAKAGFEVAKQQLALDTDSPAVTPLPLRSVPALRYTDRDEDVTVRGKGFSVTVDKSTGTITSYEAGGTRLITSGPVPNFWRAPTDNDRGNGHHTRNQTWRDAGANRKVADVRVRPLDDRAVEVTFTGTLPTSTESTYGTTYTVFGNGEIKIDNTLNPGTPNLPYIPEVGTLLFLPRRLDRLHYYGRGPEENMWDRNNATDVGLYSGTVSGQWTSYLRPQENGNKTDVRWAALTDGSGRGLLVSGEPLLEVNASYFTPEDLSVGARHDYQLMPRDAVVLRVNHRQTGVGGDNSWGAHPHDEFKLFANRDYAYTYRLRPLTRVSEAMAASRRPTATE from the coding sequence ATGCCGCACCCGCACCCGCTCCCGTCCCCCGCCGACCGGCCCGTCGTCAGCCGTCGCCGTCTGCTCGAAGGGGGCGCTGCCGTGCTCGGCGCGCTCGCCCTGGCCGCGTCGCCCGCCGCCGCGCACGCCGCGGGCCGGCGCCCGGCGTCAGACGGCCCTCCGGAGTGGAACGACGGCCTGGCCGTGTACCGCGTGGGCACCGAACCGCCGCACACCACACTCATGCCGTACGCCGACCTCGGGCAGGCCCTGGCCGGTGACCGCGAGCGCTCGCCGTACCGGCTGAGCCTCGACGGCACGTGGAAGTTCGCCTACGCCGACCGCCCCGACGACCGGGATGCCGACTTCTACCGCACCGACGCCGACGACTCCGGCTGGGACACCATCCCCGTGCCCTCGGCCTGGCAGCTGCACGGCTACGACTTCCCGATCTACGTCAACATCACCTACCCCTGGTGGGGCCCCAACGGCGGCGGCGAGAACGCCCAGCCGCCGGCCGCGCCGACCCGCTACAACCCCGTCGGCCAGTACCGCCGTGCGTTCACCGTCCCCCGGAACTGGTCGGGCCGGCGCACCTTCCTGCACTTCGAGGGCGTCAAGTCCGCCCACTACGTGTGGATCAACGGCGAGCTGGTCGGCTACCACGAGGACTCCTACACCTCCGCCGAGTACGACATCACCCGCCACCTCAAGCCGGGCACCAACCAGATCGCCGTCGAGGTGTACCGCTACTCCGACGCGGAGTGGCTGGAGGACCAGGACATGATCCGCCTGAGCGGCATCTTCCGCTCGGTCCACCTGTACTCCACGCCGAACGTGCACCTGCGCGACTTCAAACTGGACACCCCGCTCGGCGACGACTACACCTCCGCCGAGCTCAAGGTCACCGCGCACGTCCGCGACTACGGCGGCAAGGGCGCGGGGCGCTACACCGTCGAGACACAGCTGTACGACGCGCGCGGACACGCCGTGTGGTCCCGGCCGCTGAACCAGTCCGTCGACGTCCCCGACGGCGACGAGGCCACCGCCGAGGCGTCCAGAGCCGTCCCCTCGCCCAAGCTCTGGTCGGCCGAGCACCCGAACCTCTACACCGCCGTGCTGCGCCTGCGCGACCCGTCCGGCAAAGTCGTCGAGACCCTCTCGCACCGGGTCGGCTTCCGCGAGTTCGCGCTCAAGGACGGCCTGATGCGCATCAACGGCAAGCCGGTCTCCTTCCGCGGCGTCAACCGGCACGAGATCCACCCCGTCACCGGCTCGGCGGTCACCCGTGCGCAGATGATCGAGGACATCGAGATCATCAAGCGGCTGAACATCAACAGCGTCCGCACCTCGCACTACCCCAACAACCCGCTGTGGCTGGAACTCGCCGACGAGTACGGCCTGTACCTCGTGGACGAGACCAACCTCGAAACCCACGGCATCCGCGACAAGTTCCCCGGCAGCGGCCACCCCGAGTGGACCGAGGCGTGCGTGGTCCGCGCCCAGAACATGGTCCACCGCGACAAGAACCACGCCTCGGTGGTGATCTGGTCCCTCGGCAACGAGGCGGGCGGCGGCACGACGTTCAACGCCATGTACGACTGGATCCGCTCCTACGACCCCACCCGCGTCATCCAGTACGAGGGCGACGACCGCCCCGGCATCAGCGACATCCGCTCCGAGATGTACGACAGCCCGCAGCGGGTCGAGCAGCGCGCCAAGGACACCAGCGACACCCGCCCGTACGTGATGATCGAATACTCCCACGGGATGGGGAACTCCAACGGCAACTTCAAGAAGTACTGGGACATCGTCCGCCGCTACGACGTCCTCCAGGGCGGCTGGATCTGGGACTTCGCCGACCAGGCCCTGAGCTGGCCGACCCCGACCCGCAAGCTGCTGACCGAGTCCGGCCCGGGCGCGCTGCGCGGCGAGATCATCGCGCCCGCCGGCACCTTCGACCGGGCCAAGGGCGTCTCCGGCGGCACCGTCTTCCCCCGCGACGCCCGCCTCGACCTCACCGGCTCCCTCACACTGGAGGCCTGGGTCACGCCCCACGTCACCGGCTACCACCAGCCCATCCTCGCCAAGGGCGACACCCAGTACGCGCTCAAACAGAGCGACAAGAACCTGGAGTTCTTCATCCACGGCGGCGGCCAGTGGGTCACCGCGAGCTGGGCGCTGCCGGACGGCTGGACGGGCAAGGAGCACCACATCGCCGGTGTCTTCGACGCGGACGCCGGGACGCTCACCCTGTACGTCGACGGCCAGGCGCGCGGCACCCGGACCACCACCCGGCGCCCCGGCACCAACACCGCGTCCCTGACGCTCGCCACCGACGTCGACAACCCGACCCGGGAGTTCAGCGGCACCATCCGGCGGGCCCGCGTGTACGCCCGCGCGCTGAGCGCCGCGGAGCTGGCCTCGGACAGCCGCGGCCCGGACGACGAAGGCGTGCGCTTCTGGTTCGACTCCGCCACCGTCGGCTTCACCGAGAAGCGCCCGCGCGACAAGACGTTCTACGCCTACGGCGGCGACTGGGGCGACAACCCCAACGACGGAGCCTTCGCCGGCGACGGCATCATCACCGCCGACCGCGGCCTCACGGGCAAGTCCGCCGAGGTCAAGCAGATCTACCAGGCGATCAACGCCGCACCGGCCTCCGGAGGCCCCGGCACCGTCAGGCTCGCCAACGAGTACCTCTTCACCAACGTCCGTGAGTTCGACGGCCGCTGGTCCCTCGTCGCCGACGGCAAGGTCGTCCAGCGCGGCCGGCTGACCCGAGACCAGCTGGACATCGCGCCACTGACCAGCAAGGACATCAAGGTGCCGGTGCGCCTGCCGGCGAAGCCGGAGCCGGGCACGGAGTACTTCCTCCAGCTGTCCTTCACCACCAAGGAGTCCACCAAGTGGGCGAAGGCGGGCTTCGAGGTGGCCAAGCAGCAGCTCGCCCTCGACACGGACAGCCCGGCCGTGACGCCGCTGCCGCTGCGCAGCGTCCCCGCCCTGCGGTACACCGACCGGGACGAGGACGTCACGGTCCGGGGCAAGGGCTTCTCGGTCACCGTCGACAAGAGCACCGGCACCATCACGTCGTACGAGGCGGGCGGCACCCGGCTCATCACCTCCGGCCCCGTCCCGAACTTCTGGCGGGCGCCCACCGACAACGACCGGGGCAACGGCCACCACACCCGCAACCAGACGTGGCGCGACGCCGGAGCGAACCGGAAGGTGGCGGACGTACGGGTCCGGCCCCTGGACGACCGGGCCGTCGAGGTCACGTTCACCGGCACGCTGCCCACCAGCACGGAGTCCACGTACGGCACGACCTACACGGTCTTCGGCAACGGCGAGATCAAGATCGACAACACCCTGAACCCGGGAACGCCGAACCTGCCGTACATCCCCGAGGTCGGCACCCTGCTGTTCCTGCCCCGCCGCCTGGACCGGCTGCACTACTACGGCCGGGGCCCGGAGGAGAACATGTGGGACCGCAACAACGCCACCGACGTCGGCCTGTACTCCGGCACCGTCTCCGGGCAGTGGACCTCCTACCTGCGCCCCCAGGAGAACGGCAACAAGACCGACGTCCGCTGGGCCGCCCTGACGGACGGCAGCGGACGCGGACTGCTCGTCTCCGGTGAGCCGCTGCTGGAGGTCAACGCCTCGTACTTCACCCCCGAGGACCTGTCGGTCGGGGCCCGCCACGACTACCAGCTCATGCCGCGGGACGCGGTGGTCCTCCGGGTCAACCACCGCCAGACGGGCGTGGGCGGCGACAACAGCTGGGGCGCCCATCCCCATGACGAGTTCAAGCTCTTCGCCAACCGCGACTACGCCTACACCTACCGGCTGCGTCCGCTGACGCGCGTGAGCGAGGCGATGGCGGCCTCGCGACGGCCGACGGCCACGGAGTAG
- a CDS encoding metalloregulator ArsR/SmtB family transcription factor gives MGHGAVIPTRDAAERVRLDADNVAKVATTLQALSTPSRLLILARLREGPLPATELAAEVGMEQSACSHQLRLLRNLGLVVGERRGRSVVYALHDHHVAELLDQAVYHVEHLRLGISDAAD, from the coding sequence ATGGGTCATGGAGCCGTCATCCCCACGCGGGACGCCGCCGAGCGCGTACGCCTGGACGCGGACAACGTCGCGAAGGTCGCCACCACGCTCCAGGCCCTGTCCACACCCTCTCGCCTGCTGATCCTGGCGCGGCTGAGAGAGGGCCCGCTGCCGGCCACCGAGTTGGCCGCGGAGGTGGGCATGGAGCAGTCCGCCTGCTCGCACCAGCTGCGGCTGCTGCGGAATCTGGGCCTGGTGGTGGGCGAGCGGCGGGGCCGTTCGGTGGTGTACGCGCTGCACGACCACCATGTCGCCGAGCTGCTCGACCAGGCCGTCTACCACGTGGAGCATCTGCGCCTGGGCATCAGCGACGCCGCCGACTGA
- a CDS encoding SpoIIE family protein phosphatase has translation MNGYATSHRDAVTTAPGGLLDLLKVAAVVLDGGGHIALWSPEIEQLLGYTAEEALRQRADTLLVAPENRHRGRELFTQVRSGNRWAGVFPLRHRDGTERAVEFRTMRLLDSEGQPHLLGLATDATTVRKVERDLALSHSLVNQTPLGIAVFDNDLRWVGVNPALERINGVPEEALLGRRLGEVLPGLDVEAIESRMRHVLKTGRPLLDQQTIGRTAADEHDRAYSESYHRIEDTDGRVLGLAMAVLDVTERQQAAAEVAQARQHLSVIADAGVRIGTTLDLQQTARELADVVVSHLADLAAVDVLESVVAHGTIVPVSGGAPAEFRALAVAAGYPTDAIHAADPVGELATYASSRIITQCVRRARPVLVERVDPTMMRRVARDARAAQTLREAGAHSYMAVPLVARGKVLGTLTLYRTVDERPFDDRDQALASELAARAAICIDNARLYGRERGTALTLQRSLLPTTPAEREGLDIAARYRPALSEVGGDWYDVLPLGPGRTGLVVGDVMGKGVQAAAIMGQLSTATRALARLDLPPAELLRHLDDIAGSLGDAIATCVYAVCDLRNGICSLSSAGHLPPVLAGADGGAKLVDVPGGVPLGVGGVEFGTVELELAPGSLLALYTDGLVETRGEPIDTGLNMLTRLLRNAGPSLQRTSDSLLSALRPEPDDDVALLLVRTRA, from the coding sequence ATGAACGGGTATGCGACCTCGCATCGCGACGCCGTCACGACCGCGCCCGGCGGGCTGCTCGACCTGCTGAAGGTCGCGGCCGTGGTCCTGGACGGCGGCGGGCACATCGCCCTGTGGAGCCCCGAGATCGAGCAGCTGCTCGGCTACACCGCCGAGGAGGCCCTGCGGCAGCGCGCCGACACGCTGCTGGTCGCGCCCGAGAACCGCCACCGGGGCAGGGAGCTGTTCACCCAGGTCAGATCGGGGAACCGCTGGGCCGGCGTCTTCCCGCTGCGGCACCGCGACGGCACGGAACGCGCCGTGGAGTTCCGTACGATGCGGCTCCTCGACAGCGAGGGGCAGCCCCACCTGCTGGGCCTCGCAACGGACGCGACGACCGTACGGAAGGTGGAGCGGGACCTCGCCCTCTCGCACAGCCTCGTCAACCAGACCCCGCTCGGCATCGCCGTCTTCGACAACGACCTGCGATGGGTCGGGGTCAACCCCGCGCTGGAGCGGATCAACGGCGTGCCCGAGGAGGCCCTGCTGGGCCGTCGGCTCGGCGAGGTGCTGCCCGGCCTGGACGTCGAGGCCATCGAGTCCCGGATGCGGCACGTCCTCAAGACCGGCAGACCCCTGCTCGACCAGCAGACCATCGGCCGTACGGCGGCGGACGAACACGACCGCGCCTACTCGGAGTCGTACCACCGCATCGAGGACACCGACGGCCGCGTGCTCGGGCTCGCGATGGCCGTTCTGGACGTCACCGAGCGCCAGCAGGCCGCGGCCGAGGTCGCGCAGGCCCGTCAGCACCTGTCGGTGATCGCCGACGCCGGGGTGCGGATCGGCACCACGCTGGACCTTCAGCAGACCGCCCGGGAGCTGGCCGACGTGGTGGTGTCGCACCTCGCGGACCTGGCCGCCGTGGACGTCCTGGAGTCGGTCGTGGCTCACGGCACGATCGTGCCGGTGTCGGGCGGGGCGCCCGCCGAGTTCCGGGCGCTGGCCGTCGCTGCGGGTTACCCGACAGACGCCATCCACGCCGCGGACCCGGTCGGCGAGCTGGCCACCTACGCCTCGTCGCGGATCATCACGCAGTGCGTCCGCAGGGCCCGTCCGGTCCTGGTCGAGCGCGTGGACCCCACGATGATGCGGCGCGTCGCCCGGGACGCGCGGGCCGCCCAGACCCTGCGGGAGGCCGGCGCGCACTCCTACATGGCGGTGCCGCTGGTGGCCAGGGGCAAGGTGCTCGGCACCCTCACCCTGTACCGCACGGTCGACGAACGCCCCTTCGACGACCGGGACCAGGCGCTCGCCTCGGAGCTCGCCGCACGCGCCGCGATCTGCATCGACAACGCCCGCCTCTACGGCCGGGAACGCGGCACCGCCCTGACGCTCCAGCGCAGCCTGCTCCCGACCACGCCCGCCGAGCGGGAGGGGCTCGACATCGCCGCCCGCTACCGCCCGGCGCTCAGCGAAGTCGGCGGCGACTGGTACGACGTGCTGCCGCTGGGCCCGGGACGCACCGGGCTCGTGGTGGGGGACGTCATGGGCAAGGGCGTCCAGGCCGCTGCGATCATGGGACAGCTGAGCACGGCGACGCGGGCGCTGGCCCGGCTGGACCTGCCGCCCGCCGAGCTGCTGCGGCACCTCGACGACATCGCCGGCTCGCTCGGCGACGCGATCGCCACATGCGTGTACGCGGTGTGCGACCTGCGGAACGGCATCTGCTCGCTGTCCAGCGCGGGCCATCTGCCGCCTGTGCTCGCCGGGGCGGACGGCGGCGCCAAGCTCGTCGACGTGCCCGGCGGCGTGCCGCTCGGGGTGGGCGGCGTGGAGTTCGGCACCGTGGAACTGGAGCTCGCGCCAGGCTCCCTGCTCGCCCTGTACACCGACGGGCTGGTCGAGACCCGCGGGGAACCGATCGACACCGGCCTCAACATGCTGACCCGTCTTCTCCGGAACGCGGGCCCCAGCCTGCAACGGACCAGCGACAGTCTCCTCAGCGCGTTGCGCCCGGAGCCCGACGACGACGTCGCGCTCCTGCTGGTGCGCACGCGCGCCTGA
- a CDS encoding AlkA N-terminal domain-containing protein, which translates to MHTDTERCVRAVQSKDARFDGWFFTAVLTTRIYCRPSCPVVPPKPENMVFHPSAAACQQAGFRACKRCRPDTSPGSPEWNRRADLVARAMRLISDGVVDREGVPGLAARLGYSTRQVERQLFAELGAGPLALARAQRAQTARLLIETTALPMAQIAFAAGFASIRTFNDTVREVFALSPSELRARAPKRQGASTPGALSLRLPFRTPLNPDNLFGHLAATAVPGVEEWRDGSYRRTLRLPYGHGIVALTPTPDHIACRLTLSDLRDLTVAISRCRRLLDLDADPVAIDEQLRTDPVLAPLVDKAPGRRVPRTVDEAEFAVRAVLGQQVSTAAARTHAARLVTAHGEPADDPEGGLTHLFPAPEALAALDPETLAMPRTRRTTFTTLVRHLADGDLHLGVESDWPQARDRLLALPGFGPWTAEVIAMRALGDPDAFLPTDLGIRRAARELGLPSTPAALTARAAAWRPWRAYAVQYLWATDSHPINFLPV; encoded by the coding sequence ATGCACACCGACACCGAGCGCTGCGTGCGTGCCGTCCAGTCCAAGGACGCGCGGTTCGACGGATGGTTCTTCACGGCCGTCCTGACGACCCGCATCTACTGCCGTCCCAGTTGCCCGGTCGTGCCGCCCAAGCCGGAGAACATGGTCTTCCACCCGAGCGCGGCGGCCTGCCAGCAGGCCGGGTTCCGGGCCTGCAAGCGCTGCCGGCCCGACACCAGCCCCGGCTCTCCGGAGTGGAACCGGCGCGCCGACCTCGTGGCCCGTGCCATGCGGCTGATCTCCGACGGCGTCGTGGACCGCGAGGGCGTGCCCGGTCTCGCCGCCCGGCTCGGCTACAGCACCCGGCAGGTCGAGCGCCAGCTGTTCGCCGAGCTGGGCGCGGGCCCGCTCGCGCTCGCCCGTGCCCAGCGCGCCCAGACGGCCCGGCTGCTCATCGAGACGACGGCCCTGCCGATGGCGCAGATCGCCTTCGCCGCGGGCTTCGCCTCGATCCGCACCTTCAACGACACCGTCCGCGAGGTCTTCGCCCTGTCCCCGAGCGAGCTGCGCGCCCGCGCCCCCAAACGGCAGGGCGCGAGCACCCCCGGCGCGCTGTCCCTGCGGCTGCCGTTCCGCACCCCGCTCAACCCCGACAACCTCTTCGGCCACCTCGCCGCCACTGCCGTACCCGGCGTGGAGGAGTGGCGCGACGGCTCCTACCGGCGCACGCTGCGGCTGCCGTACGGCCACGGCATCGTGGCCCTCACTCCCACCCCCGACCACATCGCCTGCCGCCTCACCCTCAGCGACCTGCGCGATCTGACCGTCGCCATCAGCCGCTGCCGCCGGCTGCTCGACCTGGACGCCGACCCGGTCGCGATCGACGAGCAGCTGCGCACGGACCCGGTTCTGGCACCGCTGGTCGACAAGGCGCCCGGCCGGCGCGTCCCGCGCACGGTCGACGAGGCCGAATTCGCCGTCCGGGCCGTGCTCGGCCAGCAGGTCTCCACCGCCGCCGCCCGCACCCACGCGGCCCGCCTGGTCACCGCGCACGGCGAACCGGCCGACGACCCCGAGGGCGGCCTCACCCACCTCTTCCCGGCCCCCGAGGCCCTCGCGGCGCTGGACCCCGAGACACTCGCGATGCCCCGCACCCGCCGCACGACCTTCACCACCCTGGTCCGCCACCTCGCCGACGGTGACCTCCACCTGGGCGTGGAGAGCGACTGGCCGCAGGCCCGCGACCGGCTCCTCGCCCTGCCCGGCTTCGGCCCCTGGACGGCCGAGGTCATCGCCATGCGCGCCCTCGGCGACCCCGACGCCTTCCTCCCGACCGACCTCGGCATCCGCCGCGCCGCCCGGGAACTCGGCCTGCCCTCCACGCCCGCCGCGCTCACCGCCCGCGCGGCGGCCTGGCGCCCCTGGCGGGCCTACGCCGTCCAGTACCTCTGGGCGACCGACAGCCACCCGATCAACTTCCTACCGGTATAG
- a CDS encoding alpha/beta hydrolase, translating to MGDWSLRESLATTSGAVRWDRLGDPGGEPVVLLHGTPFSSYVWHEIAPALAAAGHHVHVWDMAGYGTSDMRPDQDVSLGVQGRIFTELLAHWGLEEPSVVAHDFGGCVALRAHLLHGARYRRLALVDPVALEPWGSPFFRLVGEHSHVFEQLPAALHEALVREYVTSASHVGLRPAALDALVRPWTGERGQAAFYRQIAQADQRYTDEIQPLYSTIDVPVTVCWGTEDTWIPFAKGQELAALIPGARLVPVPDSGHLVPLDAPARLTSEVLTFLGA from the coding sequence TTGGGTGACTGGTCGTTGAGGGAGAGCCTGGCCACCACGTCGGGGGCAGTGCGATGGGACCGGCTCGGGGATCCCGGCGGCGAGCCGGTCGTGCTGCTGCACGGGACGCCCTTCTCCTCGTACGTGTGGCACGAGATCGCTCCCGCGCTCGCCGCCGCGGGACACCACGTGCACGTGTGGGACATGGCGGGCTACGGCACCTCGGACATGCGTCCGGACCAGGACGTCTCACTGGGGGTCCAGGGCCGGATCTTCACCGAGTTGCTGGCGCACTGGGGCCTGGAGGAGCCGTCCGTCGTCGCGCACGACTTCGGCGGGTGCGTGGCCCTGCGCGCCCATCTGCTGCACGGGGCCCGCTACCGGCGGCTCGCCCTGGTCGACCCGGTGGCTCTGGAACCCTGGGGTTCCCCCTTCTTCCGGCTGGTCGGCGAGCACAGCCACGTCTTCGAGCAGCTCCCGGCCGCGCTGCACGAGGCCCTGGTGCGCGAGTACGTCACGTCCGCGAGCCACGTCGGCCTGCGGCCCGCCGCGCTGGACGCGCTCGTGCGGCCCTGGACGGGGGAGCGGGGCCAGGCCGCCTTCTACCGGCAGATCGCGCAGGCCGACCAGCGCTACACCGATGAGATCCAGCCGCTTTACTCCACGATCGACGTGCCGGTGACGGTCTGCTGGGGCACCGAGGACACCTGGATCCCCTTCGCCAAGGGGCAGGAGCTGGCCGCGCTGATCCCGGGCGCGCGGCTGGTGCCCGTCCCGGACTCCGGCCACCTCGTCCCCCTGGACGCCCCCGCCCGGCTGACGAGCGAGGTGCTCACCTTCCTCGGGGCCTGA